A DNA window from Salinirubrum litoreum contains the following coding sequences:
- a CDS encoding MarR family transcriptional regulator encodes MLRRIELEVLATVERGDTISDLATKLDHSESYLSRAVADLRETGLVYTERDGRRKRVVPSDSRAVEVYQDLVRQHSHIDFPELLTGKSLEVLNYLDQPRTVAEIADLSDNYRNTVNRVLKRFRDRGLVGTDDGRYDFNADFDRLHEFAREVVHHLHRQRLEAVASKGTILWEDHDEFLAQTETEIDVKNFHETGLTLFADFDLLFLLTRHRYYIYSEDMEDLSPAELCCHTLLIDNGARHRSYCLLLLSRIDVDEKTLRDRAAKYGLEDEIEVLLQYLKTHGDVDDDRFPEWDEFQELAAEYEIDQ; translated from the coding sequence GTGCTTCGGCGTATCGAACTTGAGGTCCTCGCCACCGTCGAACGGGGCGACACGATCTCTGACCTCGCGACGAAACTCGACCACAGCGAGAGTTATCTCTCCCGTGCCGTTGCGGACCTCAGGGAGACCGGGCTGGTGTACACGGAACGCGACGGGCGTCGAAAGCGGGTTGTTCCCTCTGACAGCCGAGCCGTCGAAGTCTACCAGGATCTCGTCCGCCAGCACTCCCACATTGATTTCCCCGAGCTGTTGACCGGTAAGTCCCTCGAGGTGCTGAACTATCTCGATCAGCCGCGAACCGTCGCCGAAATCGCCGACCTGAGCGACAACTACCGCAATACGGTCAACCGAGTTCTCAAGCGGTTCCGCGACCGTGGTCTCGTCGGCACGGACGACGGCCGCTACGATTTCAACGCCGACTTCGACCGACTACATGAGTTCGCACGCGAAGTGGTTCACCATCTCCATCGACAACGCCTCGAAGCGGTCGCGTCGAAGGGGACGATTCTCTGGGAGGACCACGACGAATTTCTCGCTCAGACCGAGACGGAAATCGACGTAAAGAACTTCCACGAAACTGGGCTCACTCTGTTCGCGGACTTCGATCTCCTGTTCCTACTGACTCGCCACCGCTACTACATTTACTCTGAGGATATGGAGGACCTTTCGCCGGCGGAGCTCTGCTGTCACACCTTGCTGATTGATAACGGCGCTCGCCACCGGTCGTACTGTCTTCTCCTGCTCAGCCGCATCGACGTCGACGAGAAAACGCTGCGGGACCGAGCGGCGAAGTACGGACTTGAAGACGAAATTGAAGTCCTGCTCCAGTATCTCAAGACTCACGGTGATGTCGACGATGATCGCTTCCCCGAGTGGGACGAGTTCCAGGAGCTCGCGGCTGAGTATGAAATCGACCAGTGA
- a CDS encoding ImmA/IrrE family metallo-endopeptidase has translation MATTSDSSVSFDETDTRSDEMNSTIEQWINDLVAGVDEAQSSTEFQEWLDVQSRFHDYSYRNTLLIKRQCPEATRVAGYRTWQEDFDRHVQEGESAIWIWAPIITKQCPECENSPSYHESSDCDYDETPPEEWSKGLVGFRPAPVFDIDQTDGEPLPELDTEATGDADGLVTQLTAADDDLGVTVRIIPEEEWSHGEAKGVCERVSLVDVKPLVEARDRENNADLARTLIHEYAHALLHFDVDDDTERSKREVEAEAVAYVVGRYCELDTSGSAFYLAAWESDDPEVVRDRLGRISRTAEEIIKVLEN, from the coding sequence ATGGCTACGACCAGCGACTCGTCGGTCTCCTTCGACGAGACCGACACGCGATCGGACGAGATGAACAGCACCATCGAACAGTGGATCAACGACCTCGTCGCCGGCGTCGACGAGGCGCAATCCAGCACGGAGTTCCAGGAGTGGCTCGATGTCCAGAGCCGTTTCCATGACTATTCCTACCGAAATACGCTCCTGATCAAGCGCCAGTGTCCCGAGGCGACCCGCGTGGCGGGGTATCGGACATGGCAAGAAGACTTTGACCGGCACGTCCAGGAGGGGGAAAGCGCGATCTGGATCTGGGCACCAATCATTACGAAACAATGCCCAGAGTGCGAGAACTCGCCGAGCTACCACGAGAGTAGTGACTGTGACTACGACGAGACTCCGCCTGAAGAGTGGTCGAAGGGGCTCGTTGGGTTCAGACCCGCACCGGTGTTCGACATCGACCAGACCGACGGTGAGCCGCTTCCGGAACTTGATACAGAAGCGACCGGCGACGCCGACGGTCTCGTCACCCAGTTGACTGCCGCCGATGATGACCTTGGGGTGACGGTTCGAATTATCCCCGAGGAGGAATGGTCGCATGGAGAGGCAAAAGGTGTCTGTGAGCGGGTGAGTCTCGTCGACGTCAAGCCCCTTGTCGAGGCTCGCGACCGCGAGAACAATGCGGATCTCGCCCGGACGCTGATTCACGAGTACGCACACGCCTTACTCCACTTCGACGTCGACGACGATACCGAGCGCTCGAAGCGCGAGGTCGAGGCCGAAGCCGTCGCGTACGTGGTCGGGCGGTACTGCGAGCTCGATACGAGTGGCTCGGCGTTCTACCTCGCGGCGTGGGAATCGGACGATCCCGAAGTCGTTCGCGATCGGCTCGGCCGAATCAGTCGAACAGCAGAAGAGATCATCAAGGTCCTCGAGAACTAA
- a CDS encoding DUF6610 family protein: MALTARTTSNAASEIAAARQADHVAFLHRVPFAFDALGLGFLTGFREDCTYQQQQFKALELPVGMLDNDFRNPDLDRYVEHFFEYEPQVGVIGDAYGVEEVDRYVAAAREIQGSYPESDLVIVPKCRAAIRAIPDDLVVGYSRGYADRLAHEFSEPSDWRGRRVHILGGSPPKQLDVIKQLTRPTLTGDPPADIVGIDWNGLHRGAQFGEFWTASGWDDSGRDAEHMTIRKTVRCSLAKVREFWQARGVWPESTTKEDGVEFEYRGPSPSDIESAACTECDVNVWTTERGPYVAEYDTGDICGYCSYDCYFTHRHRNQLEELVGEQSVYFPPA, translated from the coding sequence ATGGCACTCACAGCGAGGACGACCAGCAACGCAGCCAGCGAAATTGCGGCTGCTCGGCAGGCAGACCACGTGGCGTTTCTTCATCGAGTTCCGTTTGCATTTGACGCTCTCGGACTCGGTTTTCTCACCGGGTTTCGGGAAGACTGTACCTACCAACAGCAACAATTCAAAGCGTTAGAGTTGCCAGTCGGGATGCTCGATAACGATTTTCGAAACCCAGACCTTGATCGGTACGTCGAACACTTTTTCGAATATGAGCCTCAGGTCGGAGTGATTGGTGATGCCTACGGAGTCGAAGAAGTAGACCGATACGTCGCTGCTGCTCGCGAGATTCAAGGAAGCTACCCAGAATCGGATCTCGTCATCGTCCCCAAATGCCGTGCCGCGATTCGCGCGATCCCTGATGACCTCGTCGTCGGGTACTCCCGTGGATACGCCGACCGGCTCGCTCACGAGTTTTCAGAACCGAGCGATTGGCGTGGTCGTCGCGTCCATATACTCGGAGGGAGTCCGCCGAAACAACTGGACGTCATTAAGCAGCTCACCCGTCCCACGCTGACGGGTGACCCACCCGCAGATATCGTCGGCATCGACTGGAATGGGCTTCACCGTGGCGCACAGTTCGGCGAGTTCTGGACGGCTAGTGGGTGGGACGACAGCGGTCGCGACGCCGAGCACATGACGATCCGAAAAACCGTCCGGTGCAGTCTCGCAAAGGTCCGGGAGTTCTGGCAGGCACGAGGCGTTTGGCCCGAATCGACAACGAAGGAAGATGGTGTCGAGTTCGAGTATCGCGGTCCGTCACCGAGTGATATCGAGAGTGCGGCGTGTACTGAGTGCGATGTGAACGTTTGGACGACTGAACGAGGGCCCTACGTAGCAGAGTACGATACGGGAGACATCTGTGGGTACTGTAGCTACGACTGCTACTTCACGCATCGGCATCGGAACCAGCTCGAAGAGCTAGTCGGCGAACAAAGCGTCTACTTCCCGCCAGCTTGA